In Salinibacterium sp. dk2585, a single window of DNA contains:
- a CDS encoding NAD(P)/FAD-dependent oxidoreductase, translating into MVPVVDANVVGAGPNGLAAALTLAKAGLEVVLTEAADVVGGGLQTRELTGPGYLHDVCSAVHPAALASPFFQAWGLKRRVDFVIPEASYAHPLDGGRAGIAWHSLDRTVDGLGPDGRAWRRFFAPLIKRIDGIVDFTGSQLLRVPDSIPAAVLYGLRTLEQGTSASWNRRFSSEAASAMLTGVAAHTNHSQPSLTTSGAGILLAAHAHAGGWAVPLGGSQAIADAMAADFEAMGGRIRLGTTVTSAKDLEPSKITLLDTTPRMLARFTDLPAKYARALARFRYGQAAAKVDFALSGPVPWSNAQVALSPTVHVGGSRQEIVAAEHAVARGRVHEKPYVLAVQPSVVDPSRAPEGHHVLWTYTHVPNGSTADVTESVIRQIERFAPGFRDLIVASNTMSTSDFEAHNANYIGGDIFSGALDLLQLVKRPVISRTPWRTPVDGLYLCSAATAPGPAVHGMNGWYAADLALREHFGMRAPYRN; encoded by the coding sequence ATGGTGCCCGTGGTTGATGCGAATGTGGTGGGGGCCGGGCCCAACGGTCTTGCCGCCGCGCTGACGCTCGCCAAGGCGGGCCTCGAGGTCGTGCTGACCGAGGCGGCGGATGTCGTGGGCGGTGGCCTGCAGACGCGCGAGCTGACAGGCCCGGGCTACCTGCATGACGTCTGCTCGGCCGTGCACCCGGCGGCGCTGGCATCGCCCTTCTTCCAGGCGTGGGGCCTCAAGCGCCGCGTCGACTTCGTCATCCCGGAGGCGTCGTATGCGCATCCGCTCGACGGTGGACGGGCCGGCATCGCGTGGCACTCGCTTGACCGCACGGTCGACGGCCTAGGGCCCGACGGCAGGGCGTGGCGCCGCTTCTTCGCGCCGCTGATCAAGCGCATCGATGGCATCGTCGACTTCACCGGCTCGCAGCTCCTGCGGGTGCCCGACTCGATCCCGGCGGCGGTGCTCTACGGCCTGCGCACGCTCGAGCAGGGCACTTCGGCGAGCTGGAACCGGCGCTTCTCAAGCGAGGCAGCCAGCGCGATGCTCACGGGCGTCGCCGCCCACACGAACCACTCCCAACCGTCGCTCACGACTTCCGGCGCGGGCATCCTGCTGGCCGCCCATGCGCACGCCGGTGGCTGGGCCGTGCCGCTCGGGGGTTCCCAGGCGATCGCGGACGCGATGGCGGCCGATTTCGAGGCGATGGGCGGGCGCATCCGCCTGGGCACGACCGTGACCTCGGCGAAGGATCTCGAGCCGTCGAAGATCACCCTGCTCGACACGACGCCGCGGATGCTCGCCCGCTTCACCGACCTGCCAGCGAAGTACGCGCGGGCGCTCGCCCGCTTCCGCTACGGGCAGGCGGCGGCGAAGGTCGACTTCGCCCTCTCCGGGCCTGTGCCGTGGTCCAACGCGCAGGTCGCGCTCTCGCCGACCGTGCACGTGGGCGGTTCGCGGCAGGAGATCGTGGCAGCCGAGCACGCGGTCGCGCGGGGTCGTGTGCACGAGAAGCCCTACGTGCTGGCGGTGCAGCCCTCCGTGGTTGACCCCTCGCGTGCTCCGGAGGGCCACCACGTGCTCTGGACCTATACGCACGTGCCCAACGGCAGCACGGCGGATGTCACGGAGTCGGTCATTCGGCAGATCGAACGCTTCGCTCCGGGCTTCCGTGACCTCATCGTCGCCTCGAACACGATGTCGACGAGTGATTTCGAGGCGCACAATGCCAACTACATCGGCGGCGACATCTTCTCCGGCGCGCTCGACCTGCTGCAGCTCGTCAAGCGTCCGGTGATCTCGCGCACCCCGTGGCGGACTCCCGTCGATGGCCTGTACCTCTGCTCCGCGGCGACGGCCCCTGGGCCCGCCGTCCACGGCATGAACGGCTGGTACGCGGCCGACCTCGCCCTGCGCGAGCACTTCGGCATGCGGGCGCCCTATCGAAACTGA